CTTTGCTTAAATCTAAAATTTCAGAATTTCTTTTTAAAAAAGCAACTGAATTAATAACATTTTTTGATAAAAAATTATTAGATTCTTCTAAACTACAATCAAAAAAATCGCTTTCTTCTGAATCTAAATTCCATAGATTTAAATACTTGGAATTATAAAAAATACATTTTAGGTTGCTATCATATACGATTATTGCATCTTCAAAGTTTTCTAAAATGTTTAAAAATAAAAATTTAAGTTTTTCTTCAGATAAGATGACATTATCTACAAGACAAGATCTTTTATAAAATGATCCTTGCCCTACATCATCAGAATCCATTATAGGTTAACGTTCTTTTGATGCATAAGGATCTTCATTTAATATGTTTGCCCAGCGCATTATCCAATCTCTAGTTTTGTTTGGGTCTACATTTGTCATTGAAATAAGAGATTTATCGTCAATATTAAAATCGAGCTGCGACTTTCTGAAACCAAGAAAATAATCCCTGGTAACTGCAAGCTCTAATTGATTAAAATCTTCAGTAAGGCTATACTTGTTCATTATGTACCAGGCAGAGAAATCATAACCCATTTTAAAACTATCGTTAAAAAAGCTCTCTTTCTTATTCTTTTCATAGGCATCAGAAGAGCAAATAACAAAATCAGTAGGAGTCTTTGCGCTTAGAGAGCAGTCTTTGGTCGAGTTATAACCCTTTAAAAAATCTGCTTGATTAAAATCTGACGGCTTAGCCTGGGCGTTTAAAGAGATTAAAGTTAACAATAAAAATAAACATATACCAATTATATATTTCATATATGCCTCCTGTTACAAATTTATTATATAGTTTATTATAATTTAAAATTTCCAAAAATTAACAATTTTATCAAAACCTACTGATAACAGAATATTTGAATTACTTTTAAATTTAATATCTGCAATCTTATCATAGTGTCCGACAAATTGTTTTATTATCTCAGATGATACAACATCATATAGATAGATTTCATCATCGCAGGAAAACGCAAAATACATTCCATCATCGGAAAAGGTCAATAAGTCTATCTTCTTTAGGTCAAATTTTATTTCAGCCAATAGTTTTCCCAATCTGTCATACATTTTTAGAACTTTATCATTGTAATATCCTATAATATTTAGCCTTGAGCAAACAGAAAACTTTCCATCGTCAATTCCAGTATTAAAGCAGTCAAATAAACTCTTAAGTTCTGCATCATATATAAAAATCTGACCATCCTTAGTAGAAAGATAAAACCTATTTTTAAATAACAAAACTTTAAATGGGCTAAATTCAATTTCGAATGAATTTATGGAAATTTCTTTTTTTGTCAAATCTAATAAGTATAGTTTATTTTCTTTTTCAGTCCAGTAGGCAGCACTGTCAGCTGCTGATAGAGCAGTTTCAGCGTTTTTAACATTGATAATGCTAAAATTTTTCAAATCTAAGCCATTATAAACATAGACATTATAATTTTTATTAAAACAGAGCAACTTTTCAGAATCAGTGTGAACAAAAATTTTATTAATTGGTACTTCTGGCTCCAATATCTCAGAAAAATTTACTTCTTGACTATTTAAAGAGCACTTCTTCAAGATCCCAGACTTTGTACCAAAATAAACTTTTTTTATATCCTCTGAAATCAGGGCTGTTGAAATCTGCTCATTAAAATTGAAAATTTTTTTATTTGCTAAATCTGAGCTACTTTTGTTGTATTTAATAATTATAGATTTTGATAAAGGGGAGTCTTTTTTTGTTAATATCTTAAGATTTGATGAAGAATTTATTACAGACATTGCGATATCTGAGTAGTTTACGAATTTAGCATCAAGACAGGTTCCATAAGTATTAGCAGTATAGATAGATTGCAGAGAGTCAAGCTTATAGATATTCAATGAGTTTGAATGAGATTCGTCTGTAGACAGAACATATTTAACATCTACGGAGGCTGACAGATTAACTATCTTATTGTTGCTCATAAAAATTTTATTTTCTGAAATATTGGTATTGAAGTTAAAAATTTCAATCAAGCCATTCTCAAATCCTAAAAAAATTAAGTTTTCATTTAGCTTTATGTCATAAGAGGTAATTTTCAAGTTATTTTCATAGAGCAGAAGTTTTTTATTATTTTTTAATGACAAGAAGTAGATCTTGGAATCGTCTGTAAGATAAGATATTAAATCTAATCCATCAAAATAAAAAATTTTTCTTATCGGTTTATTCTCAATTTTTTTGTGATATATAATTTTTCCTTGAAGAATAGAATAAATAAAAATACATCCATCCCAAGTGCCGACTACTAAAAATTCTTCGTTGTCGCTGGATGATATTGCGATAATAGGGTTTTTAGATAAAAATATCTTTCCAAGAAAAAGTCCATCTAACATTGACCAAAAATTTATTGTGCCATCGAAAAAGCCCAGAATAAAATATTTGGCATTTTTGGATATTGATGAAACGGTAGGAAAGGAAGTATTCCAATATATCTTGTGCAATATATCAAAATCAATTTTTTTTATATCAGGAGATTTCTTATCCGATTTGAGATCAATCTCCATAAAATCTATTTCTTCAATGCTTCTAATAATAATCTTGTCCAAAATTAAAGAATTGGAAGAAATATTAAACATCTTCGAATCAATAGGTTCTAAAAATTCATTTTTCACAGGTCAATCTTTCCCAAGTTTTTAAGTTTTTTATTATATTTGTCTATCTCTAAGAGAATTGATGATTCAATTTTTGATAATAGATCTATGCCATATTCTAACATCTCATCAACCTTTTTATAAAGATTATAAATATTTAAACTCTTTAATTCTTGAATTTTGATACTAACTTCTTCAATCTCATTATTTAAAGAAACTATCTTATTTCTTAGTATTTTTATTTGAGAAGCCAAAGAATCGTCATTTTCACATCCGAGAGCCTCAACCAATTCTTGTAATTTTCTAATGTCCAGCTGATCGTAGGCCAGGTTAATTTCTGACATTAAATTATGGAAAATAATTCTTTCCTGCTCAGACCTAGCCTTATCTGGATGGAATCTGGAAGCAAGTTTCCTATATATTATCTTAATTTTGTCATAACTTGCGGGTACTAAATCTTCTGGCACTTCTTCGATGTCTTCATCGCCCGAAAGGTTTGAGCTGATCTCATCTTCAATTTTATTTAATTCCATTTCTTTTTCAAATAGAGATTCTTTAATATGATGTTTTATGAAGTCATCGTTTTTTTGATTAAGACTGTTATCCAATTGAATTTTAGCAAATTTTAATTTTAGCCTGTCAAGCTCCAAATACAGCTTTCCTATTCTATCCTGATATGTCCTATAAAAGAAAGATAGTTTATTTTTAAGAGAAAGATAATCGCTTTTAATATTTTCAAGATCACGTTTTAATTTGTTAATATGTATTTGCAACTTTAAGATTTCATTGTTCATATCATATTCAATTTTTTTATCTTCATATTCCATAGTAACAATTATATATAAAGAAGTTAAAATTATGTAATATAGAAAAATTGGAGGTTTAATTGAATAATCTAATTTCAGAATGGGAACAACAAGATGCATTAATGCTCGTATATCCTCATGAGAAATCTGATTGGAACGATAATCTTTTAAAAGTCCGAACGTTATATCACGAGCTGATAAAGAAAGCCATCAAGTTTGGCAAAATAATATTAATAATACCTGAGAATATGAATTATAAAAATGAATTGAATATCGATGATAAGAATCTGATATGCATTAAAGCTAAAACTAATGACACCTGGATTAGAGATAATGGACCAATTTTTATAAAAGAAAATGGGATTTTTACAGCTTTAAACTTTAAATTTAACGGTTGGGGAAATAAATTTAACTATAAATTAGATAACGATTTAAATAACAGGATATTTTCATCCAATTTACTTGCAAAAAGTGTAATGAAAAAAAATTTAAACTTTGTGTTGGAGGGGGGGAGTATTGATAACAATGGCGATGGAATAATTCTAACAACAGAAAATTGCCTACTAAATAAAAATAGAAACCCTCAGTATTCAAAAGATGCAATTGAAGGACTATTTTATGAGGTATTTGGACAAAATAAAATATTGTGGTTGAAGAACGGAAAATTAATGGGTGATCATACAGATTCTCATATTGATATGTTAGCAAAATTTGTAAACAAAGATACTATTGTGTACGTCAAATCAGCAAATAGAAATTACCCATATTTTAATGAGCTAAAATTAATGGAAGAGGAATTGAAGGATTTTAGAGACTGCAATGACAAACCCTTCAACCTCGTACCTATAATTCTGCCTGAGATCAAAGATGGACAAGGAAATTATTTGCCCGCTACTTATACTAATTTTTTAATATTTAATTCTGCTGTAGTTGTACCCATTTACAACTCAAAAGAAGATATACAAGCTATGAGCGTATTTGAAAGCATTTTCCTTAACAAAGAAATCATTCAAATTGACTGTAGAATATTAATTAGCCAGGGTGGAGCTATACACTGCACTACAAATAATATTCCAAAGGGATTTCTAAACCAGGAGGTTTTAATAGATGAGCATTAGAGTTTGTCTTGTGCAAAAAAAATGTAATTTTTCGTTAGATGAAAATATTTTACAAGCTGAAAAAGCTATACTTGAGGCTAAACAAAAGGGAGCCGATATATTAGTATTTTCAGAACTATTTTTAAATAGTTATTTCTGTATATCGGAGAATCCAAATAATTTCGACCTTGCTTTAGAAAACAGTTCGAGCGTAATAAAACATTTTCAAAAATTAGCTCTTTCAAATAATTTGGTGATTATTTTTCCTTATTTCGAAAAAAGGTCACAAGGAATATATCACAATAGCGCTATAATTATCGATAAAGATGGCAGTATATCAGGCAAATACAGAAAGATGCACATTCCAGATGATCCAGGATATTTTGAAAAATTTTACTTTACACCTGGAGATTTAGGTTTTGAGCCAATTAATTGCAGTCTTGGAAGAATAGGCATTTTAATATGTTGGGACCAATGGTTTCCTGAGGCAGCACGAATAATGGCGCTAAAAGGTGCTCAAATAATAATCTATCCTACTGCCATTGGATTTGATCCTCATGAAAAAAGATCTGAACAAAAAAAACAGTTAGAAGCATGGCTTACCATTCAAAGATCTCATGCAATTGCAAACTCGCTATATGTCTTATCTGTAAACAGGGTAGGCACTGAGACCAAACATGGTCAAAAAATTAAATTTTGGGGAAATAGTTTTGTTTGTGGGCCTCAGGGAGAATTTATCGTAAAGGCAAAAGATAATGAAGAGATTATGTATGCAAACATTGATATAGGTAAAAATGAAGATGTCAGGCGTATATGGCCTTTTTTTAGGGACAGAAGGTGCTCTGATTACAAAGAAATAGGAAGTTGTTTTATCGATTAAACTTGTGATCGGGTATATTTGTAAATTTCATTTGTTTGGACATGTAGATCAAAGCTGCACAATTAAAGCTTTATTTGAAATAATCTTTATAAAATAGTAGATATAAATAGGTTTTTTTAAAAAGTTTTTCGTTAAAAATTGAATTGCACTTGAGATTATTACTTTATTTCATTAACAACGAATAAATTAAAAATTTAAAAAATAATTGACAAAAAAAATTTTTAAACTATAATATTTCTTAGTCACTTGGGCGAGTGGCGGAATGGCAGACGCGCCAGGCTTAGGACCTGGTGGATAAAACCGTGGGGGTTCAAGTCCCTTCTCGCCCACCAGAAAATAAATGCGGGAATAGCTCAGCGGTAGAGCATCGCCTTGCCAAGGCGAGGGTCGTGGGTTCGAATCCCATTTCCCGCTCCATATTCTAAATAAAATAATGAACTTATAATAATAAACAAATTCTTCTTGAGGAGGAACCAAAAATCAGAACTGCAAACAGAATCCAAAACGTACCACCTTATCTATTCTCTGAGATTG
This genomic interval from Thermodesulfobium sp. 4217-1 contains the following:
- a CDS encoding carbon-nitrogen hydrolase, producing the protein MSIRVCLVQKKCNFSLDENILQAEKAILEAKQKGADILVFSELFLNSYFCISENPNNFDLALENSSSVIKHFQKLALSNNLVIIFPYFEKRSQGIYHNSAIIIDKDGSISGKYRKMHIPDDPGYFEKFYFTPGDLGFEPINCSLGRIGILICWDQWFPEAARIMALKGAQIIIYPTAIGFDPHEKRSEQKKQLEAWLTIQRSHAIANSLYVLSVNRVGTETKHGQKIKFWGNSFVCGPQGEFIVKAKDNEEIMYANIDIGKNEDVRRIWPFFRDRRCSDYKEIGSCFID
- a CDS encoding WD40 repeat domain-containing protein translates to MKNEFLEPIDSKMFNISSNSLILDKIIIRSIEEIDFMEIDLKSDKKSPDIKKIDFDILHKIYWNTSFPTVSSISKNAKYFILGFFDGTINFWSMLDGLFLGKIFLSKNPIIAISSSDNEEFLVVGTWDGCIFIYSILQGKIIYHKKIENKPIRKIFYFDGLDLISYLTDDSKIYFLSLKNNKKLLLYENNLKITSYDIKLNENLIFLGFENGLIEIFNFNTNISENKIFMSNNKIVNLSASVDVKYVLSTDESHSNSLNIYKLDSLQSIYTANTYGTCLDAKFVNYSDIAMSVINSSSNLKILTKKDSPLSKSIIIKYNKSSSDLANKKIFNFNEQISTALISEDIKKVYFGTKSGILKKCSLNSQEVNFSEILEPEVPINKIFVHTDSEKLLCFNKNYNVYVYNGLDLKNFSIINVKNAETALSAADSAAYWTEKENKLYLLDLTKKEISINSFEIEFSPFKVLLFKNRFYLSTKDGQIFIYDAELKSLFDCFNTGIDDGKFSVCSRLNIIGYYNDKVLKMYDRLGKLLAEIKFDLKKIDLLTFSDDGMYFAFSCDDEIYLYDVVSSEIIKQFVGHYDKIADIKFKSNSNILLSVGFDKIVNFWKF
- a CDS encoding agmatine deiminase family protein — encoded protein: MNNLISEWEQQDALMLVYPHEKSDWNDNLLKVRTLYHELIKKAIKFGKIILIIPENMNYKNELNIDDKNLICIKAKTNDTWIRDNGPIFIKENGIFTALNFKFNGWGNKFNYKLDNDLNNRIFSSNLLAKSVMKKNLNFVLEGGSIDNNGDGIILTTENCLLNKNRNPQYSKDAIEGLFYEVFGQNKILWLKNGKLMGDHTDSHIDMLAKFVNKDTIVYVKSANRNYPYFNELKLMEEELKDFRDCNDKPFNLVPIILPEIKDGQGNYLPATYTNFLIFNSAVVVPIYNSKEDIQAMSVFESIFLNKEIIQIDCRILISQGGAIHCTTNNIPKGFLNQEVLIDEH